GGCGTTCAAGCGGCTGGCCGGAAAGACACAGGTGATCACTGGCCGGCGGTCCGACCATCACCGGACCCGGCTGACCCACAGTATCGAAGTGGCGACCCTCTGTCGCTCCGTGGCGGACAAGCTGGGATTGAACACGCACCTGGCCGCCTGCCTGGGATTCTGCCACGATCTGGGGCATCCGCCGCTGGGGCACTGCGGCGAGGAGATCTTGAACGAAATCTGCCTGCGCTTCGGCGATTCGTTCGAACATAACCGCCACACGCTCACCATCGTAGATGAATTCGAGCAGAAATATGCGTTCTGTCCGGGCTTGAACTTGAGCTACGAGGTTCGGGAAGGCATCATCAAACATTCCACCAACGACCATTATCGCAACGATCCCACCCTGGCCGAGTTCGATTTCACCTGTCAGCCGCCGCTCGAGTCCCAGCTTGTGGATTACTGCGATGAGATCTGCTACTCCTATTCGGACCTGGATGACGCGCTGGAAGCGGGATTTGTGACTCTCGATGTCATTCTGCGGGAGCTGGACGATTTCCATGAATTGTACACCCAGCTGAACCAGCGTTACCCCGGGACCGACGCCCGCTTGATCTTCAACGAGACGTTACGCCGCATGATGAACCTGACGGTGCGCGACATGACGGCAACGATCGAACAGAACTTGGCGAGCACGCGAACCATGACCGTGGCGGACGTCCGTCGGTGCGGCCGCCGGCTGGTAGGCTACTCTCCGGACATGAGCCGCTGGGTGCTCCGGCTGAAGCAGTTTCTACGCGCCCATTACTATCAGCACCCGGAGATTCAGGGCCGTCGGCAGGTCGAGACGGAAAAAATCCGACGTCTGTTTGAATGCTATGCAGCGCACCCCGAACATCTTCCCAGCCGCTACCAGGAGATGATCCGCGACGGCCGAATGCCGATGCACCGCGTGATCGTGTATTACATCGCCGGTTTCACCGACAATTACTTTGCCGAGATGGCCGACACTTTCGGCATCTAAGCCCGATTGCCGGACAGAGCCTCACCCAGACTGCTCCAATCAGTGCTCGGGAAAAAGGGCTTTCAGTTTCTCCGGATCCGGGGGCGGGGTCAGATAGGAGACCACCACCAGGGCGAGCACCGATATCAACAGGGCGGGATAGATGCTCGGTATCCCCCACGGATCCTGCGATCCGGCCGGCCCGCGCATCACTTCAGGAAAAAAATTGGGCACGACGATCTCCAGCAGCAACGCGACGGCAGCACCGCTGATGATGGACACCGTCCCGCCGAGTTTGGTCGCCCGCCTCCAGCTCAAGGCGGCTAACAAGGCCGGGGTGATGGAGACGCCGTACATCGTGTAGGCGAAGTAGCTGTAGGACAAAACGGATATTTTCAGCTTCAGGACGGTGGGGATAAAGATCATCAGAAAGGCGCAGACTCCCAGGATCACGATGAATACTTTCTGCAGCGCCACCATCCGGTCGGAGGGCGCGTCCGGGCGGATGAACCGCTGGTAAATGTCGCGCATGATGTTCGTGCTGGGCGACAGCAGATAGTTCATTCCGGTGGAGAGCACCACCACGCAGGCGGCGGCCAGCAGCAGCAGACCGGCGACCAATCCCAGCCAGCCGGTGCCGGTCAGGTTGCGGGCGGCGACCAGGACAATCGAAGCCGGATCGTCTCCCATGCGGTTGAGCTTGGCCAACACGGCTTCGCGATCTCCGTGCAGCGGATCCAGTTCAGCCTGGAACGATTTGCGCAATGCCACAGCCTGCGACGGTTTGATCTGGCCGGCCGCTTCTCCTTCGCTGACAAGAGCATCCACCCGGGCCGCAAGGTCAACCGGTTCCATTGAGGCGTTCACCTCGGTCTGGAGCTGGCGGCTGATATCGAACGTTTTCAACTGGACCCAGTTGGCCGATGCGCCGTAGATGGCGATGACCACCACCACCGTTTCAACGACGATCGTACCGATGATCCATAGGCCCACTGCGGTCTTGGCTTCTCTGGGGGTTTTGGCGCTGTAGAACTTCTGATACATGCTCTGCACACCCATGAGCAGCATCATGGTGGCCAGAAAATAGGCGCCGCCCTTCAACCAAGGATGCTCCCCGAAATCGGCGCTGAAAGTCTGAAAATGAGTAGCTGGCAGCGACGCCGGCGCGGCGCTCCAGCCGCCGGCGAACAGAATCACCAGCGGCACCGCGACCAAACAGGCCAGCACGATGATGATGCCGTTGGGCAGGTCGGTATGGGCTACGGCCATCATGCCGCCCAGGGCGGTGAACACGATGACGAATGCGGCGGTCAGGGCCTGACCCGTCTCCACACTGATCCCGCCGGCGCTCAGCACGTTGAGGATATAACCCCCGGCGCGGAACTGGTAGCTGACGATGGTGACGAACGCGATGATCAGGGCGACGGCGCCAAACAGCCGAGCGAATTTGCCATAGCGCACCTCCAGGATGTCCCCGATGGTGTATTGCCCGAACGTACGGATCTTGCCCGCTAGAAAGAAAATCACCGCGATGCCCACCCAGGCCCCGGCCGGCAGCCACAAGCTGCTCCAGCCGGCCTTGGCCGCATACTCGGCGCCGGCGATAAATGTGCCGGAGCCGATCCATGTGCAGATCAGAGTGAACACCATCACCTTGAGACTCAATGACCGGCCGGCGACCATGAAGTCATCATGGCTCTTGATTTTCCGGGAACGATAAAAGTTGAATGCCAGCAGCACAATCAGGTAGCCCAGGATCACATACAGGTAAACGGACATGGCGCCTCCAGACG
This DNA window, taken from Acidobacteriota bacterium, encodes the following:
- a CDS encoding HD domain-containing protein — translated: AFKRLAGKTQVITGRRSDHHRTRLTHSIEVATLCRSVADKLGLNTHLAACLGFCHDLGHPPLGHCGEEILNEICLRFGDSFEHNRHTLTIVDEFEQKYAFCPGLNLSYEVREGIIKHSTNDHYRNDPTLAEFDFTCQPPLESQLVDYCDEICYSYSDLDDALEAGFVTLDVILRELDDFHELYTQLNQRYPGTDARLIFNETLRRMMNLTVRDMTATIEQNLASTRTMTVADVRRCGRRLVGYSPDMSRWVLRLKQFLRAHYYQHPEIQGRRQVETEKIRRLFECYAAHPEHLPSRYQEMIRDGRMPMHRVIVYYIAGFTDNYFAEMADTFGI
- a CDS encoding sodium:solute symporter family protein → MSVYLYVILGYLIVLLAFNFYRSRKIKSHDDFMVAGRSLSLKVMVFTLICTWIGSGTFIAGAEYAAKAGWSSLWLPAGAWVGIAVIFFLAGKIRTFGQYTIGDILEVRYGKFARLFGAVALIIAFVTIVSYQFRAGGYILNVLSAGGISVETGQALTAAFVIVFTALGGMMAVAHTDLPNGIIIVLACLVAVPLVILFAGGWSAAPASLPATHFQTFSADFGEHPWLKGGAYFLATMMLLMGVQSMYQKFYSAKTPREAKTAVGLWIIGTIVVETVVVVIAIYGASANWVQLKTFDISRQLQTEVNASMEPVDLAARVDALVSEGEAAGQIKPSQAVALRKSFQAELDPLHGDREAVLAKLNRMGDDPASIVLVAARNLTGTGWLGLVAGLLLLAAACVVVLSTGMNYLLSPSTNIMRDIYQRFIRPDAPSDRMVALQKVFIVILGVCAFLMIFIPTVLKLKISVLSYSYFAYTMYGVSITPALLAALSWRRATKLGGTVSIISGAAVALLLEIVVPNFFPEVMRGPAGSQDPWGIPSIYPALLISVLALVVVSYLTPPPDPEKLKALFPEH